One Malus domestica chromosome 11, GDT2T_hap1 genomic region harbors:
- the LOC114819669 gene encoding uncharacterized protein — translation MMNSSSLNILNLINIEKLNGNNFRTWKQQIDLNLGLLEFAIAFKQPKPHALTSESTKDQKDAFEKWARANEMSLLIMQNAMEEHIRGGVPSCDLAKDYLAAIEEKYKRSDKVETGSYLTALTSAKFDGGSIREHLLKLVNVGNKLNTLDVPISEQFLVHMALNSLTAEYEQVKINYNTQKESWTVNELIAICCQEEDRLKKGKEEAVNFVNGGKGKKAFAFNKSGNTGNVQIKSAKFKPGSSSGTKKGAFNSGGLAKNIPSSNNSGLKVNKDFVKKCHFCQSTEHLRRDCAGFKAWLIKKGIQKPEGTK, via the exons ATGATGAATTCTTCAA GTCTCAACATTTTGAATCTCATCAACATTGAAAAATTGAATGGGAACAATTTCAGAACATGGAAGCAGCAAATTGACTTGAATCTGGGGCTTTTGGAGTTTGCCATTGCTTTCAAGCAGCCTAAGCCACATGCTTTGACCAGTGAGAGTACAAAGGATCAGAAAGATGCATTTGAAAAATGGGCAAGAGCCAATGAAATGTCCTTACTTATCATGCAAAATGCTATGGAGGAACACATTAGGGGAGGCGTTCCTTCTTGCGATTTGGCTAAGGACTACTTGGCTGCCATTGAAGAGAAGTACAAGAGGTCAGATAAGGTGGAGACAGGGTCGTATCTAACTGCTCTCACTTCTGCTAAGTTTGATGGAGGAAGTATCAGAGAACACCTTCTTAAGCTTGTCAATGTTGGCAACAAGCTGAACACCCTGGATGTTCCAATTTCTGAGCAATTCCTGGTTCACATGGCACTTAATTCTTTGACTGCTGAATATGAACAGGTCAAGATTAACTACAACACTCAAAAAGAATCCTGGACTGTGAATGAACTGATTGCAATCTGTTGTCAAGAGGAAGATAGACTCAAGAAAGGCAAGGAAGAAGCTGTAAATTTTGTGAATGGGGGAAAAGGAAAGAAGGCTTTTGCATTCAACAAGTCTGGAAATACTGGGAATGTTCAAATCAAATCAGCAAAATTCAAACCAGGTTCTTCTTCTGGAACTAAAAAGGGTGCTTTCAATTCTGGAGGACTTGCTAAAAATATTCCTTCCTCTAATAACTCTGGTCTGAAAGTGAATAAAGATTTTGTCAAAAAGTGTCATTTCTGTCAGTCAACTGAACATCTTAGGAGAGATTGTGCTGGCTTTAAGGCTTGGTTGATTAAGAAAG GGATTCAAAAGCCAGAGGGAACCAAGTAG